The following nucleotide sequence is from Pandoraea thiooxydans.
CTCGGGCCATCCCAGCGCATCGAGGTCGCCCAGCAGCTCGTCGGCGTATTGCGTGATCCGCATGTAATACATCGGAATCTCACGCTTCTGGACCAGTGCGCCGGAGCGCCAGCCGCGCCCGTCGATCACCTGTTCGTTGGCCAGTACGGTTTGATCGACCGGGTCCCAGTTCACGGTGCCGGTCTTCAGGTAGACGATGCCTTTTTCCAGCAGCTTGAGAAACAGCCACTGGTTCCATTTGTAGTACTCGGGCTTGCAGGTCGCCACCTCGCGCGACCAGTCGATCGCCAGTCCCATCGCCTGCATCTGCTTCTTCATATAGGCGATGTTGTCGTAGGTCCAGCGAGCCGGCGGCACGCCATTGGCCATCGCCGCGTTCTCGGCCGGCATGCCGAAGGCATCCCATCCCATCGGCATCAGCACGTTGTAGCCGTTCATCCGCAAATAGCGATACATCACATCGTTGATGGTGTAATTGCGGACATGCCCCATATGCAATTTGCCGGACGGATAAGGCAGCATCGAGACGCAATAGAATTTCTTCTTGTCCTGGCGCTCGGTGGTCTTATAGGCGTCGATCGCCTGCCAATGCGCCTGGGCTGCGGACTCGACGTCGGCTGGAACGTATTTTTCTTGCATCATGGATCGGGTCGGATCTGGCAAATCGGATCGGAGTGAATCGCCGCCTCGCCACACTGTGCGGTGCGGCGAGCGAACGTCGATTTCCGGGGAAAGCGAAGATTATAACGCTGCGCACGGCGCTTGCCGCGCTGCAACGGAAGCAAAATCGTCAGCGCCGCGGCGCTGACTTGCGTCGGCCTCGCTCAGCGCAAGCCGAGGACGTCCTGCATGTCGAACAGACCCTGCGTCTTGCCTTGCAGGAAACGCGCGGCTCGGATGGAGCCTTGCGCGTAGGACAGTCGGCTCGATGATTTATGCGTGATTTCGATACGCTCGCCGATACCGGCGAACAGTACCGTGTGGTCGCCCACGATATCGCCGCCACGGATGGTCGAGAAGCCGATCGTCGACGGGTCGCGCTCTCCGGTGACGCCTTCGCGGCCGTAGATCGCGCACGCCTGCAGATCGCGGCCAAGCGCCTCGGCGACGACTTCGCCCATGCGCAGTGCGGTGCCCGAAGGAGCATCCACCTTGTGGCGGTGGTGGGCTTCGATGATTTCGATGTCGTAACCGGTATTCAGGATCTTGGCTGCGACTTCGAGCAGCTTGAAGGTGGCATTGACTCCCACGCTCATATTCGGCGCGAAGACGATCGCCAATCCCTGGCTGGCTTCGCGCAAGGTGAGTTTCTGCGCTTCGGAGAACCCAGTGGTGCCGATGATCATCTTGACGCCCGCGCGGCGCGCAACGGCCAAGTGCTCGAGCGTGCCCTCGGGGCGTGTAAAGTCGATCAGGAACTCAGCGTCGGACAGGCCGCTGCGGATGTCGTCGGTGATCTTGACTCCGGTTTCCCGCCCGAGGAAGGCCCCTGCATCCTGGCCCAGCGCGGCACTGCCGGCGCGATCCAAAGCACCGGCCAGGGTGGCGTCGGCCGTATTCAACACGGTTTCGATCAGCATGCGGCCCATGCGGCCGGAAGCTCCTGCAATAGCGATCTTCATCGTCAGCCTTACTTCGGAAGTACGAACATACCCGATTGGGAAGTGATCGGCGGCGTGGGCACCGTGGATGGCGCCGACCCGCTGGGCTGCGACGCAGCGGCAGCGGAAGCGCTGGATGCCGACGCGGGCTCGCTCGCCGGTGCCGGTGCCGGTGCCGGTGCCGGTGCCGCAGGCGCCGCGGCGGCGGCCGCAGACGCCGCGGCGGCGGCCGCAGACGCCGCGGCCGGGCTCGAGGCGGGCGCCGCAGCGACGGCGGACGCCGGCTCCGGCGCCTCCGGCTTACCCTTCTGGCCGTCGATCTCCCGCACCAGTTCGTTCTCGGACGGCAAATTCTCGCCGCCGCTCCAGCTCACCAGTTGATCGCCCTCGAAATTGAGGGTCAACCGCCGCTCCTGCACCACCTCGGTATTGCCGCGCTTGAAGTAGAAAATGTAGTCCCACCGATTGTCGTGGAACATGTCCGTCAGCAGCGGCGTCCCGATCAGCAGGCGCACCTGCTCGCGCGTCATTCCCTTGTGCAGCTGGGAATAGGCCTCCTTGGAGACGAAGTTGCCCTGCACGATGTTGATGCGGTACGGGGTAATGTGATCAGCAATCGTGCTGGTCACGCTGTTGTAAGTCGAGCAGCCTGCCAGTGTCAGCAAAGCTCCGGCCACGCATAAGGTAAGGGAACGACGCAAATCGGACTCTCTTCTAAAATGTGACTTCATGACAAACCGCGAGATGCAGCGGATTCCGTTTCGGCTGTCCGCCGATGACAAAAGGCATTATTATTGGGGCTGTATTGTACTCTAGGGACGTCCAGCAATGCCGAATCCCGCCGATCTGAAAAACATCGGTCTGAAAGCCACGCTGCCGCGCCTCAAAATTCTGGAAATTTTCCAGAACAGCGAGGTCAGGCATCTGACTGCCGAAGATGTCTACCGACATCTGCTCAATGAACAGCTCGATATCGGATTGGCCACCGTATACCGCGTCCTGACCCAATTCGAGCAAGCCGGCCTGCTCTCGCGCAGCAACTTCGAATCCGGCAAGGCGGTTTTCGAGCTGAACGAGGGGCATCATCATGATCACCTCGTTTGCCTCGACTGCGGCCGTGTCGAGGAATTTTTCGACTCGGAAATCGAGCGGCGCCAGAAGCTGATCGCCAAGGAGCGCGGGTTCGCGCTGCAGGAGCATTCGCTGGCCATGTACGGCAGCTGCACCAAGACCGACTGCCCGTATCGCCATCGCACCTGAGGCGCCCGCGCCCTAACCAGTCCCCCCTCAAAACGCAAAGCCGCTGGAACATCCAGCGGCTTTGCGTTAGTGCCGGCCAGTCCCGCGCGCGCGGGGCTCACCGGAACACTTCGATTACTTCGCGCTCATCAGGGCGACCGTGGTGTCGAGCATGCGGTTGCTGAAACCCCACTCGTTGTCATACCACGACGACACCTTGACGAGGTTGCCGGACACTTTGGTCAACGTCGCGTCGAAAGTCGACGATGCCGGATTGTGATTGAAGTCGACGGACACCAGCGGCGCGGTGTTGTAATCGAGAATCCCCTTCAGTTCGCCCTCGGAAGCCGCCTTGAGAATCGCGTTGACTTCATCGACGGTCGTTTCGCGCTTGGCGATAAAGGACAGATCGACCAGCGACACGTTGATGGTGGGTACACGAATCGCGAAACCGTCCAGCTTGCCGTTGAGTTCCGGCAGCACCAGGCCGACTGCGGAGGCAGCGCCGGTCTTCGTCGGGATCATGCTCATCGTTGCCGAGCGCGCGCGGCGCAGATCTTCATGGTAGACGTCGGTCAGCACCTGGTCGTTGGTGTAGGCATGGACCGTGGTCATCAGGCCCGAGACGACACCCAGCTTGTCGTGCAGCGGCTTGACCAGCGGCGCCAGACAGTTGGTGGTACAGGATGCGTTCGAGATGACCGTGTGCTCGGCCTTCAGGACGTTGTGATTGACGCCATAGACCACGGTCGCATCGACATCCTTGCCGCCCGGTGCCGAGATGATGACTTTCTTTGCGCCGCCTTTCAAATGGGCGCTGGCCTTTTCCTTGCTGGTGAAAAAGCCCGTGCACTCGAGCACCACGTCGACGCCCAGTTCGCCCCACGGCAGCTCGGCCGGATTGCGGTTGGCCAGCACGCGGATCTTGTCGCCATTGACCACCATGTAATCGCCGTCGACCGCGACCGTGCCGGGGAACTTGCCATGCGCGGTATCGTACTGCGTCAGGTGAGCGTTGGTCTGAGCGTTGCCCAGATCGTTGATGGCGACAATCTGGATGTCGTGCTTCTTGCCGCTTTCGTAGTGGGCGCGCAGCACATTGCGTCCAATCCGGCCGTAGCCGTTAATAGCAACGCGAATCGTCATGGAAGTTCTCCGTGATAGGTTGAAATCGAGAATCAGGCAATCACCGCTTTGACCGTGGCCACCACTTTCTCCACGGTAAAGCCGAAATGTTTGAACAGCGCACCCGCAGGCGCCGACTCGCCGAACGTGTCGATACCGACGACGCCGCCCTCGAGCCCGACATACTTGTGCCAGAAGTCGGTCACGCCGGCCTCGATCGCCACGCGCGGCATCCCCTTGGGCAACACGCTGGCGCGATAGGCGGCTTCCTGGCGGTCGAACACCGTGGTCGCCGGCATGGAGACCACCCGTGCGGCGATACCTTCTTCGGCAAGCACAGCGGCCGCCTTGAGCGCCAGATCGACTTCGGAGCCGGTGGCCAGCAGCGCGACCTTGGCATTGGCCGCATCGCGCAGTACGTAGCCGCCGCGGCCGATCGCAGCGATCTGGTCAGCCTCGCGCGCCACGAATGGCAGGTTCTGGCGACTGAAGATCAGGCAGCTCGGTCCGCTCTGATTGGCGCCGTGGCGTTCGACCGCGGCGATCCACGCGACAGCCGACTCGACCGTGTCGCACGGACGCCAGACATCCATGTGCGGAATCAGGCGCAGGCTCGACACATGCTCGATCGATTGATGAGTCGGGCCGTCTTCGCCAAGCCCGATCGAATCGTGGGTGAACACGAAAATCGAGCGGATTTTCATCAGCGCCGCCATGCGCAGCGCGTTTCGGCTGTAATCGGAAAAGGTCAGGAAAGTGCCGCCGAACGGGATGTAGCCGCCATGCAGGGCAATGCCGTTGAGGATCGCGCTCATGCCGAACTCGCGCACGCCATAGTTGACGTGATTGCCCCACTGCAGCCCTTCGTTGGAGGTGCGCACCGCCTTGCAGGCCTTCCAGTTCGTCAGGTTGGAGCCGGTCAGATCGGCCGAGCCGCCCAGGAACTCGGGCAGTACCGCCGCCAGGCCGTCGATCGCCTGCTGCGATGCCTTGCGGGTGGCGACCGTCTCGCCCTTTTCGTTGGTGCGGGCGATCAGCGCCGCGGTCGCGGCTTGCCAATCAGCCGGCAGTTCACCCTTCATGCGACGCTCGAACTCTCCGGCCTCGGCCGGATAATGCTTGCGGTAAGCCTCGAATGCCTCGCTCCAGGCGGCCTCCCGCGCAGCGCCCGCAGCCTTGGCATCCCATGCCGCATAGACATCGGCGGGAATTTCGAACGGGGCCGCCTGCCAACCCAGCGCCTCGCGCGTGGCGGCGATTTCCTCCGCGCCCAGCGCCGCGCCGTGCACGTCGTGGGTGCCTTGCTTGTGCGGCGACCCTTTGCCGATGGTGGTCTTGCAGCAAATCAGCGTCGGCCGGTCGGACCGCTTGGCAGCCGCAATCGCCGCATCGACCGCGTCGACGTCGTGCCCGTCGACGGCATGGATCACGTGCCAGCCGTAGGCCTCGAAACGCTTGGGCGTGTCGTCGCCGAACCAGTGAATGACCTCGCCATCGATTGAAATGCCGTTATCGTCATACAGTGCGATCAGCTTGTTCAGACGCAGCGTGCCGGCCAGCGAGCAGGCCTCATGGGAGATCCCCTCCATCAGGCACCCGTCGCCGAGAAACACATAGGTGTAATGGTCGACGATACTCGCCTCGGGCTTGTTGAATTCCTTCGCCAGCAAGGCTTCGGCCAAAGCCATGCCGACCGCGTTGGCCAACCCTTGACCCAGCGGCCCGGTGGTGGTCTCGACGCCGGGCGTCATGCCGTACTCGGGGTGCCCCGGGGTTTTGCTGTGGAGCTGCCGGAAGTTCTTGAGCTCGCTCATCGGCAAATCGTAGCCGCTCAGGTGCAGCAGCGAGTACAGCAACATCGAGCCGTGGCCGTTGGACAGCACGAACCGATCGCGATCGGCCCACAGCGGATTGGCGGGGTTGTGCCGCAAATGCCGGCCCCACAGGGCGACGGCGATCTCGGCCATGCCCATCGGCATGCCGGGGTGGCCAGAGTTGGCCTGCTGCACGGCGTCCATGGCCAGGGCGCGGATCGCGTTGGCCATCAACGCATTTTTCGGGTTTGAAAGATTCATCATGGGACCGACCGGAAGAGCGGGACTCCCCGCCGTTTTGGGCGGACGAGCTGCGCAAGAACCCCTGCTTGGAAAACTTCAGATTTTAACAGATGCGGGGTACCGTCGGGCATCTGGCCGCGCCGCTATAATTTTCGGCATACCGTCCCAAAACACTCTCATGCCAGGCTTCCAATCGCCCACTGCCGCCGCACCGCCGACCGACACGGAGGATCACGCTGCCGGCCTCCTGCTCGAATGGCTGGCGCCGCACACTGCGCTCGGGCTCAAGAACGCCGTACTGGTGGAGTCGATTCAGTCTCCCTACCAGCGCATCGATGTGTACGACACCCCGCAATTCGGCAGGGCCTATCGCCTGGACGGGCGGTTCATGGCCTCCGAGGGGGATGAATATTTCTATCACGAGTGCATCGTCCACCCCGCGGCGCTGAGCCTGCCCGCATTGCGCTCGGCGCTCATCGTCGGCGGCGGCGACGGCGGCTCCGCGCGGGAAATCCTCAAATATCCCGGGGTGGAGCGTGTCGTCGTCGCTGAACTCGATGCGCAGGTCATCGAAGTCACGCGCCGCCATCTACCCGGCATTGCCTGCGGCGCCTTCGACGATCCACGCCTGCGCATCTGCGTTGGCGATGGTCGTGACTATGTTGCTCAGGCGAATGCTCGGGGCGAGCAGTTCGACATGGTGGTGTTCGACCTCACCGAAGCCGATGGTTCGGCCAGCGCACTGCATGCCGAGGCGTTCTTCGAACAGATCAAACAACTGCTGGGACCGCACGGCGTGCTTTGCCTGCATCTGGGCGCCCCGCTATTCCAGGCCGAGCTGGTTCGCCGCTTACTGCACGACCTGGGCGCCTGCTTCACGCACGTTCGCCCCGGGACCCTGTACATTCCGCTGTATGGGACGCTTTGGGCTTTCGCCTGCGCCAGCCAAACGCACGATCCCGCAACCTTGTCACCCGCGACGATCGACAGGCGTCTGCGCGAATTCGGGATGACCGGCTTGCGGTATTACAATGCTGAGCTTCATCCGGCGCTATTCGCACTGCCAACCGCACTCAGGCGCAGCCTGTTGCCATGACCGTGGCGCCTTGATCTCACTTGCAGGCGCAGCGTATCGCGCCGAGTACTCGAGCACAGGAGAATCTCCATGACCGACCCCCGCCCGGCGCATGCCCCTTGGCTCACACCGTACCTGACGGTGCGCGACGCCAGGGCCTGCACGGCATTCTACCGAGACGCCTTCGGTTTTGCGGTGCGTGATCAGGTCGATGACGACGGTATCGTCATGCATGTGGAAATGACCTATCACGGCGACCTGATCGTCATGTTCGCGCCCGAGGGTGCGTTCGGCACGACGGCCAAGGCACCGCGCTCGTCGGGGGTCGAAGCGTCGCAGAGCTTTTACGTTTATTGCGATGATGTCGACGAGTTGTACGCCAGAGCGGTTGCCGCCGGCGCGATGGGCATCATGCCGCCGCAGGATCAGTTTTGGGGCGACCGTTTCTGCCAGCTGGAAGATATCGACGGTTACCGCTGGGGGTTCGCCAAACCGCTGGGCCGCCGGTCATGACATCCTCAGCCGGCACGCCGCGCTTTTTCATCCCCGATTCACTGCAGGTCGACACGACAATAACGTTGCCCGCCGACGTGGCTCGCCACCTGCAGGTCCTGCGACTCAGACCGGGCGAAGACATCACGCTGTTCAACGGTCTCGGAGGCGAATACCTCGCACGCCTGGAGGATGTTGCAAAGAAGCACGTCATTGTTGCCGTGCTGGCACATGTCCCTCGCGAGGTCGAGCCGCCCTACCGGGTCGTGCTGGCCCAGGGCGTCGCCGGCGGCGACAAAATGGATTGGCTGATCGAGAAAAGCGTTGAACTGGGCGTTCACGCCATCCAACCGCTGATGACGGAGAAATGTGTGACCCGCCTTGGCGGCGAACGCGCCGAGCGGCGCGTGGCGCACTGGCAAGCGGTGGTGAGCGCCGCCTGCGAGCAATGCGGGCGCAACAGCGTGCCGGCCGTCGCGCCCATCATGGCGTTTGCGGATTGGATTTCGAGCGTGCGCGACGAACGTCAAATTCGTGTGCTATTGTCTCCGCGAGCGTCCGTGGGGTTCGAATCTTTACCGGCAACGGCGCCTGCCGAGCCGGTCGTGTTGCTGATCGGCCCCGAGGGCGGTTTGTCGAACCCGGAGGAAGAGCAGGCGGGCGAAGCCGGATTTGCCGCGCTGAGCCTGGGTCAGCGGGTGCTTCGTACGGAGACCGCCGGCATTGCGACGCTCGCCGCGCTGGCCACACGCTGGCACGGCTGGTAGCACATCGTACGTCCGTAAATGCTGTGGGCGCTTTTGCCTCGATAGGAGACTGTTATGGGTTTGCTCGATTCAATTCTGGGTGCGGCAGATGGCGCCACATCCGGCGGTAACGATAGCCCCGCAGCGGGTGGCAGCGATCCGAAAATGAGGTTGCTCATGGGCGTGCTCAGCATGATCGCCAGCCATCAGGGGAATCAGGCGAGCACCCAACAGGGGCAGAGCGGCCTGCTCGGATCACTGGGTGGACTGCTTGGCGGCGCGGGCAACGGCGGCGGTCTGGCCGGCATGCTCGAGGGTGCATTGAACAGCGCTCAAGGCAATGGCGCCGGCGCGGCCCCGCAAATGGCGGGGGGGCTCGGCGGGTTGACCGAATTGCTGCGTAACAGCGGCCTGGGCGACGCCGTCGAATCCTGGATTGGCACGGGCGCCAATCAGTCCGTTTCGGCCGAGCAGGTCGGACAGGCGCTCGACCAGAGCGGTCACCTCCAGCAGCTGGCAGATGCCGCCGGCATTTCGAAGGATCAGGCCGCGCAGCACCTGTCGGAGTTGTTGCCGGAGATCATCAATCGATTGACGCCCAATGGCAGCTTGCCGGAAGGCCAGCTCAATCTCGGCAGTCTGGCAGGGCAGCTTCTGAACCGCTGAGAGTCACGCTGGGGACAGCGGGAGCGCGACGCAGCGCTCTCGCCGTCAGGCGAACGAGTAGAAAACGCGGAAGTTGATTTTGCGCTCCGCCCAGAACTCAGCGGCGTCACGGAATACGTCCAGCAATGTCTCCCGCGCTTCCTTGTCGAACTTCGGCGTTGCGGGGAGCCCTTCGAGCACAATGACGAAACCGGGTTGCGGCCCCGCCTTCCAAACCAGATCCGTCACGCTGTCGTGCAGCGCGTCGAAATTCTTGCCGAAGTGCTTCGGAAACATGAACGAACTGGCGATGACGTCGAGCACCTCCGCCTTGGTTTGCGCATGCGCGCAATTGGCGTAGAGGAAATGCTGCCCCAGCCGCTCGGCTTCGGCCGCCAGCTCGGGCACCCGGAAGGCGCGGATCGACTGCACGATGTTCGGTCTGACGGTCTTGAAAAGACTCATATCTCCCTCGTCGGACAACAAATGACGGCGCTGCGCCCGCTCGGTGCTTTGCAGGTGCACCACTTGTCTGAACAAGTTATTTTCACCCGCACCGAATTGATCCGTCAAAACACGCTCCTGTGCGAAAACCTGCTCGTTCATCCTGCTGTCATTCCTCGATAAATTGGAAACTGTTGTAGTGGTCGCCAGTGTAGTAACAATTCCGCGCGGCGCGCTGGTCGCCGCCGCAAACGATGCGCCTGGCGCCACGATTGTGCGCGCCTCGCGTCGGGACGGTGTACTCGTGGTAATACCCTCGAGGCCGCCTGGGCAGTCGCTTCTCGTAATTGCCGAATACCACGCCGTCCTTGGCATACGGAAACGGGCCACCGCGGCGAATCGTCGCAAGCGTTCGCTGCGCAGCGCGGGGCAATTGACTCTCGGCGACAGTGCCCAGATGACCCGTCATCGCCGGTTCGGCCCACGCCCTCGGTGCACGGGCTTGCGCGTCGGCCATGCCAAACGCAAGGCTCGCCGCGACTCCCAATGCCAACAACCCGCGATAGAGCCACCGGCCTGATTTCATATTTTGCAATGCGCTGCGGCGAATGCTGAGTGATTTCGCCTGATTGGGTGAAGGTGCAAGGGTATCGCTATATGAACCGATAATCAATGTCGGTTTACATTTTGAAATCATTCCCTGCACCCGCAAGCGAATGCAATCTAACTATCAATGATAGTGTGTGCTCACACTCATTTTTCAAGGATCGCCAATGAAAACGCCGGCTCGAGGCCGGCGTTTTCGATCTCACGTCAATGTTGATCGATTATCTATGCTGCGCCGCAGCATCCGCGACGACCAGCGCGACCATATTGATGATCCGCCGAACCGTGGCAGATTCGGTCAAAATGTGCACCGGTTTGGCCGCACCCAACAAAATCGGCCCGATAGCGACGTTATTGCCCGCCGCAGTCTTCAGCAAATTGTAGGCAATGTTGGCCGCATCGATATTCGGCAGCACCAGCAGGTTTGCCTGGCCATGCAGGGTCGAATCCGGCATGATCCTGGCGCGCAGCGCGGGGTCAAGGGCGCAATCACCATGCATTTCACCGTCGACTTCCAACTCGGGCGCCCGTTCGTGCAGGATCGCCAGCGTTTCCCGCAACTTGGATGCGCTCGGCGCATCGCTGGTCCCGAAATTCGAGTGAGACACCAGCGCTACCTTGGGCTCGATACCAAAACGCCGAATTTCTTCGGCCGCCATCAGCGTGATTTCGGCCAGGTCCGCGGCATTGGGGTCCTGGTTAATATGCGTGTCGACAAGGAAAATTTGCCGATCGGGCAACACCAGCGCATTCATGGCGCCATAGACTTTCCCGCCTGGGCGCTTGCCGATCACCCGATCGATGAAATGCAAGTGGCGGCCCGGCGTGCTGACCGTGCCGCAAATCATGCCGTCGGCCTCGCCCTTGGAGAGCAGCATCGCGCCGATCAGCGTGGTACGCCGGCGCATTTCGACGCGGGCATAGGAAGACGTCACGCCCTTGCGTGCCGTCAGGCGATGATAGGTCTCCCAGTAATCGCGATAGCGCTCGTCGTGCTCCGGGTTGACAACGGTATAGTCGACGCCCTCGTGCAGACGCAGGCCATAGCGTTCGATGCGCTTTTCGATCACGGCGGGCCGCCCGATCAGAATCGGCTTGGCGATACGCTCGTCGATCACGATCTGCACGGCGCGCAGCACGCGCTCTTCCTCGCCCTCGCAGAACACAATGCGCTTTTGCTCGGGCGGCGTCTGGCGTGCGACCGCAAACAACGGCTTCATCAGCGAGCCGCTCTGATAAACAAACTGCTGAAGCTGCTGCGCATAAGCGTCCATGTCCGCCAACGGGCGAGTCGCCACACCGGCATCCATGGCGGCCTGGGCAACCGCCGGCGCGACCTTGACGATCAAACGCGGATCGAAAGGCTTCGGAATCAGGTATTCGGGGCCGAACGAGAGGTTCTCGATGCCGTATGCGGTGGCGACGATGTCGCTTTGCTCCTGCCGCGCCAGCTCGGCCAGCGCATTGACCGCGGCGATTTCCATCGACCGGGTAATAGTGGTCGCACCGACGTCGAGGGCGCCGCGGAAAATAAACGGAAAGCAAAGGACGTTGTTGACCTGGTTCGGATAGTCGGTGCGGCCGGTCGCCATGATCGCATCCGGCCGGGCCGCTTTCGCCACTTCCGGAGCGATTTCCGGATTGGGGTTGGCCAGCGCGAAAATCAGCGGGGACGGCGCCATTTCCTTGACCATCTCGGGCTTGAGCACGCCGGCGGCCGACAGGCCGAGAAACACGTCCGCGCCGCCGATCACGTCGCCGAGCTTGCGAGCATCGGTTTGTTGGGCGAACCGCGATTTTTCCTCGTCCATCAATTCGGTGCGGCCTTCATAGACAACCCCGACGATATCCGACACCCAGATATTCTTCAGCGGCAAACCGATATCGACCAGCAGATCCAGGCAGGCCAGAGCCGCGGCACCGGCGCCGGAGCACACCAGTTTGACCTCGCTGATATCCTTGCCGACGACCTTCAGGCCATTCAACACGGCTGCGGCAACGACGATGGCCGTGCCATGCTGGTCATCGTGGAACACCGGGATTTTCATGCGCTCGCGCAGTTTGCGCTCGACGATAAAGCATTCCGGGGCCTTGATATCCTCGAGATTGATCGCGCCGAAAGTCGGTTCCAGGGCCGCAATGATGTCAACCAGCTTTTCGGGGTC
It contains:
- a CDS encoding NADP-dependent malic enzyme encodes the protein MSTPIDKKLRDAALEYHEFPTPGKIAIAPTKQLVNQRDLALAYSPGVAAACEEIVADPVNAARYTARGHLVGVVTNGTAVLGLGDIGPLASKPVMEGKGVLFKKFANIDVFDIEINEKDPEKLVDIIAALEPTFGAINLEDIKAPECFIVERKLRERMKIPVFHDDQHGTAIVVAAAVLNGLKVVGKDISEVKLVCSGAGAAALACLDLLVDIGLPLKNIWVSDIVGVVYEGRTELMDEEKSRFAQQTDARKLGDVIGGADVFLGLSAAGVLKPEMVKEMAPSPLIFALANPNPEIAPEVAKAARPDAIMATGRTDYPNQVNNVLCFPFIFRGALDVGATTITRSMEIAAVNALAELARQEQSDIVATAYGIENLSFGPEYLIPKPFDPRLIVKVAPAVAQAAMDAGVATRPLADMDAYAQQLQQFVYQSGSLMKPLFAVARQTPPEQKRIVFCEGEEERVLRAVQIVIDERIAKPILIGRPAVIEKRIERYGLRLHEGVDYTVVNPEHDERYRDYWETYHRLTARKGVTSSYARVEMRRRTTLIGAMLLSKGEADGMICGTVSTPGRHLHFIDRVIGKRPGGKVYGAMNALVLPDRQIFLVDTHINQDPNAADLAEITLMAAEEIRRFGIEPKVALVSHSNFGTSDAPSASKLRETLAILHERAPELEVDGEMHGDCALDPALRARIMPDSTLHGQANLLVLPNIDAANIAYNLLKTAAGNNVAIGPILLGAAKPVHILTESATVRRIINMVALVVADAAAQHR